CCAGGCGACTGGCAACATCGCCACCGAGGATCTGGCCTGGATGCTGTCGCGTTCAGGATACGAGCCGTCGGTCGACCTCGCGGGCCTGATCAGCACACGAGTATGGATCGAAGAACAACTCGGAACGTCGGCACCGGCGACGCAGGGCCGCGTGGACCCGTTCCCCCGGGCCACGCCGGAACGCGGGTGACGCGTCGTGGCCGACGTGCCGAGGACGATTGCCGAAGCCGCTGCCCAGCTTCGCGCCGGTGCGGTCAGCAGTAGCGAGTTGACCGCTGCGGCCCTTCGCCGCGCGAAGGCGCTGGATCCCGAATTGGGCGCCTACGCCCGGCGCTTCGACGACGAGGCGCTCGCCGCCGCTGAACGCGCCGATCGCGAACTTGCCGCCGGTCACGATCGGGGCTCCCTGCACGGCATCCCGGTCGCGGTCAAGGACGTGATCGCGAGCCGGGAGGGGCCGACGGGCGCGCAGAGCCGGGCGGTCGAGCCTTCGTGCTGGCTCGGGCGCGACGCACCCGTGGTGCGGCGGCTCCGGCGCGCCGGCGCGGTCATCACCGGCAAACTGACCACGATGGAGTTCGCGATCGGCATGCCCGATCACGACGCTCCGTTCCCCTTCCCCCGCAATCCGTGGGATGTGAACACCTGGCCGGGCGGATCGAGTTCCGGTGCCGCGATCGCGACCGCTGCGGGGCTGATCTTCGCCGGACTGGGCACGGACACCGGCGGCAGCATCCGTATCCCCGCGGCGTTCTGCGGCGTCACTGGCCTGATGCCGACCCTCGGCCGGGTACCGACGTCCGGGGTCTTCCCCCTCGGTTACAGCCTCGATCGGGTGGGCCCGATCGCCCGTAGCGCCCGGGACTGCGCGACAGTGCTCGCGGCGATCGCCGGCCCCGACCCGAGCGACACCTCATCGAGCACGCAGTCGGTGCCGGACTTCGGCGCCCAGCTTGATCGCGACCTGGTGGGACTGCGCATCGGCGTCGCCAGGCCGGACGTCGGCACAGTTGAGCAGGATCGCGCGGTTGCCCCACAGTTCGAGGCGGTGGCGAACACCCTGGCGCAGGCCGGCGCCAGGGTCCAGGCCGTGCGACTTCCGTACTACGCCGAAGGGCTTGCCGCGGCCAGGATCACCATGTTGGTCGAGGCGCTCACCTACCACCGGGCCAACCTCGCCGCGCGACCGGACGACTATGCGCCAAGCACCAGGTACGTCATCGCGCAGGGCAGTCTGATCCCGGCAGCGGACTACGTCCAGGCCCAGCGGGTGCGTCGTGCCGTGCAGACCGCGCTGACCGAGACGTTTCAGCAGGTGGACGCGGTCATTATGCCGACCTGTGCCACCGGTGCGCCGGAGTACTCCGGCCTCCTCGGCCGGGTGAACGCCATCGCGGACGTGATGGAGGCCGTGTTCACCACCTACTGGAACGCGGTGGCGCATCCGGTGGTCGCGCTCCCAATGGGCTTCACCGCCGCCGGGCTGCCGCTGTCGGTGCAGGTCGCGGGCAGACCGTTCGAGGAGGCCACCGTCCTCCGCGTGGCGGATGCCGTCCAACAACGCACGGACTGGCACTTACGAGTCCCCTCGCCGCTGCCCGTCGACAGGCATCCAGTGGCTGCGCCGAAGACCACGGCGGCCGTGGCCGGACCCGACGGCAGTGCGCACGCGGCTGTACGGTCGGCGCTGGCGCGGATGGGGGTGTCACTGCCCGACGCAGAGAAGGAGCTGCTCGCGAACGATGTTGGGCCGTTGGCTGCGATGGTCGAGTCTCTGCGCAGCCTCGATGCTGCCGAGGACCACACGCCGGCACTCGAGTTTCAGACCCGTCCCAGCCGATCGAGATGGTGGTGTGATGAACCGACACAGTAGGCGCCGCACTGGTGGTGGCGCCCGATGAGCGCTGTACTCGTCGCCGGCGGGGCTACCGGAATCGGAGCCGCCGCCGTACGTACGCTCCGGCGCCGCGGCGACCAGGTGGTGCTCGCGGACATCAACGCGGCAGCGGCCGAGGCACTGCTTCGCCAGGATGATCACGGCCCGGCATGGTTCGTCCCCAGCGATTTCGCCGATCCCGGCGCGGCCGCCGCGGTGGTCGACGCCGCTCTCGCGCGTACCGGCGGTGTGCTCGACGTCGTCTTCTACAACGCGGGGATCCTCGAAGCGCACGACCTCGGCGACTGGACGGTGCAGGCGTGGGCTCGCTCCCTGCAGGTCAACCTCTCGACACCGTTTCACCTCGTCCAATCTGCCACGCCGGCCCTGCGCCGCAGCGATGCCGGCCGGGTCATCCTGACCTCGTCGACGGGCGCCTTCCGCGGGCACGGCGGGCTGCACGCCTATCACGCGACCAAGGCGGGCCTGCTCGGTCTGGTCCGCGGGCTGGCCGACGAACTCGGCCCGGACAGGATCACCGTCAACGCAGTGTGCCCAGGCTGGATCGACACGCCGTTCAACGAGCCCTTCTGGAACCAGCAGCCAGACCCCGACGCGGCACGCCGGGCACTGGAGGCCTCGATCCCACTACGTCGGCAAGGACTGCCGGACGACGTGACTGGCCTCATCGTCTTCCTTGCCTCCGACGCCTCCGCGTACATCACCGGACAGGCGCTCATAGTCGACGGAGGCTACACGGCAGTCTGATCAAGGCCAGGGGTACACGACGGGCATGCACGCATTTGCAGGCCTACGGTGCCGAGGCGTTCAAGCCATCTCGCTACCAATTCCAGGCCGAGGTTCTTGGCGGAAGACGGATCCTACGACGGTGCCGGCCAACACTGCACGGCGAGCCAGTTGGACGCGTGCAATCGCACATCGGCATGACCGGCGGTAACGCATGCGTCCGGATCTGGCCTTGAGCGGCCCGCTCGCCAGTGGCGCATCACCGTCCGAGCCGTCCTGACGATACCCGTGTCGAGACAGAGGACGCGGATATCGTTAACTCGACGCTCGAGCAGACATCGCGCTCGACGAGGTGCAGTTCGGCGAGTCGGGAGGTCACCCTGATGGGCGAGGGTGAGAGCCGCAAGACCAAGCGCGCGCGGGCGGCGAAGGAACGGGCCCGGGAGACGCACGCCAGGCTGATCGTCCAACGCCAAGGAGATCCGCGGTTCGTGCACCAGACGAGGACCGAGACCGG
This genomic stretch from Jatrophihabitans cynanchi harbors:
- a CDS encoding amidase, encoding MADVPRTIAEAAAQLRAGAVSSSELTAAALRRAKALDPELGAYARRFDDEALAAAERADRELAAGHDRGSLHGIPVAVKDVIASREGPTGAQSRAVEPSCWLGRDAPVVRRLRRAGAVITGKLTTMEFAIGMPDHDAPFPFPRNPWDVNTWPGGSSSGAAIATAAGLIFAGLGTDTGGSIRIPAAFCGVTGLMPTLGRVPTSGVFPLGYSLDRVGPIARSARDCATVLAAIAGPDPSDTSSSTQSVPDFGAQLDRDLVGLRIGVARPDVGTVEQDRAVAPQFEAVANTLAQAGARVQAVRLPYYAEGLAAARITMLVEALTYHRANLAARPDDYAPSTRYVIAQGSLIPAADYVQAQRVRRAVQTALTETFQQVDAVIMPTCATGAPEYSGLLGRVNAIADVMEAVFTTYWNAVAHPVVALPMGFTAAGLPLSVQVAGRPFEEATVLRVADAVQQRTDWHLRVPSPLPVDRHPVAAPKTTAAVAGPDGSAHAAVRSALARMGVSLPDAEKELLANDVGPLAAMVESLRSLDAAEDHTPALEFQTRPSRSRWWCDEPTQ
- a CDS encoding SDR family NAD(P)-dependent oxidoreductase, coding for MSAVLVAGGATGIGAAAVRTLRRRGDQVVLADINAAAAEALLRQDDHGPAWFVPSDFADPGAAAAVVDAALARTGGVLDVVFYNAGILEAHDLGDWTVQAWARSLQVNLSTPFHLVQSATPALRRSDAGRVILTSSTGAFRGHGGLHAYHATKAGLLGLVRGLADELGPDRITVNAVCPGWIDTPFNEPFWNQQPDPDAARRALEASIPLRRQGLPDDVTGLIVFLASDASAYITGQALIVDGGYTAV